The following coding sequences are from one Haloferax litoreum window:
- a CDS encoding HalOD1 output domain-containing protein, translating into MEYEIGADELVSTAVVRAVSAVDGREPSSLRPLGNVIDPTALDTLFDPQYDGTPRTGGRLSFVYNGCHITVDNGEYLTLQLLEDRFRHERDPEPTDSCFR; encoded by the coding sequence GTGGAGTATGAAATCGGTGCCGACGAATTGGTCAGCACGGCCGTTGTACGCGCGGTGAGCGCAGTCGACGGTCGTGAACCCAGTTCGCTCCGACCGCTGGGGAACGTCATTGATCCAACCGCGTTAGATACGTTGTTCGACCCGCAGTACGACGGAACACCTCGGACAGGTGGGCGCCTCTCGTTCGTCTACAACGGTTGTCACATCACGGTTGACAATGGTGAGTATCTCACTCTTCAGTTGCTCGAAGACCGTTTCCGCCACGAACGAGATCCAGAACCCACCGACAGTTGCTTCCGCTGA
- a CDS encoding TrmB family transcriptional regulator yields the protein MTTTDSLEDAIEVLQQLGLKEYEARCFVGLSRLHTGTAKQLSEMTEVPRTRVYDAIRVLEAQGLVEIQHSSPQQFRAVPLDEATETLRDQYEDRVDRLHNALDTVEIIDGDDERPVQQVWAMSGRTAIENRTDQLIEKASEEIVLVLGDESLLTEDLVARLNDVDDGVDLLIGALTESLQDQIQTAVPDATTFISGLEWLHGENTSEDETAIGRLLLTDRSTILVSSIMPGSKEEQAIFGGGFGNGLVVISRRLMSQGLLTARDPK from the coding sequence ATGACTACTACTGACAGTTTGGAGGACGCAATCGAAGTCCTCCAGCAACTTGGCTTGAAAGAATACGAGGCGCGATGTTTCGTCGGCCTGTCCCGTCTCCACACGGGAACAGCAAAGCAATTGAGTGAGATGACGGAGGTTCCCCGAACGCGGGTGTACGATGCGATTCGAGTGCTGGAAGCGCAAGGCCTGGTCGAAATCCAGCACTCGAGCCCCCAGCAGTTCCGGGCGGTTCCGCTCGACGAGGCGACCGAGACCTTACGCGACCAGTACGAAGACCGAGTCGATCGACTCCACAATGCGCTGGACACGGTCGAAATCATCGACGGAGACGACGAGAGACCCGTCCAGCAGGTGTGGGCGATGTCCGGGCGCACCGCGATTGAAAATCGGACGGACCAGCTCATCGAGAAAGCGTCCGAGGAGATTGTGCTGGTACTGGGCGATGAGTCACTGCTGACCGAGGATCTCGTTGCCAGACTCAACGATGTCGATGACGGGGTCGATCTTCTCATCGGCGCGCTGACGGAGTCGCTTCAAGACCAGATCCAAACGGCGGTGCCGGACGCCACGACGTTCATCTCTGGTCTCGAGTGGCTCCACGGCGAGAACACTTCCGAAGACGAGACGGCAATCGGCCGACTCCTCCTGACTGACCGCTCGACGATCCTCGTGAGTTCTATCATGCCCGGCAGCAAAGAGGAACAAGCAATCTTCGGCGGAGGGTTCGGGAATGGTCTCGTCGTAATCTCCCGACGGCTCATGTCTCAAGGGTTGTTGACCGCTCGTGACCCAAAGTAG
- a CDS encoding TrmB family transcriptional regulator produces the protein MSNNPDEDPQSVAIEQLERFGLSAYAARTFVALASLGTGTARDVSQVSEVPRTRVYDAIDELHDWGLVDILQSSPKQFWAISAETASRTFVHELEHRTELLQTALSELEPIERRAEQRGVWTVDGQTAVTERALEYIASAEEEIVYMTVEDLLTDELIDGLGEAAERGVSIHLAGVSTEVQEHIQEEIPGATMFESLWVWSDTSAGRLMMVDGRKTLVSALVNGEDASPSDPRSETAMWGEGDTNSLVVVLKAIFTWRLDTENPN, from the coding sequence ATGAGTAACAATCCAGACGAGGACCCACAGTCCGTCGCAATCGAGCAACTCGAACGGTTCGGGTTGAGTGCTTACGCCGCGCGGACATTTGTCGCGCTTGCGAGCCTCGGCACGGGGACAGCCAGAGATGTCAGCCAAGTGTCTGAGGTACCACGCACTCGAGTATACGACGCGATCGACGAGTTACACGATTGGGGACTCGTCGATATCCTCCAATCGTCGCCCAAGCAGTTCTGGGCAATCTCCGCCGAAACTGCGAGTCGGACGTTCGTCCACGAGCTAGAACACCGCACGGAACTCCTCCAGACGGCGCTCAGTGAACTCGAACCCATCGAACGACGGGCCGAACAACGCGGCGTCTGGACGGTAGACGGGCAGACGGCGGTCACGGAGCGAGCTCTGGAGTACATCGCGAGCGCGGAAGAGGAAATCGTCTACATGACCGTCGAGGACCTCCTCACGGACGAGTTAATCGACGGGTTGGGCGAGGCCGCAGAGCGGGGTGTTTCGATTCATCTCGCCGGGGTGTCGACGGAGGTCCAAGAACACATTCAAGAGGAAATCCCCGGCGCGACGATGTTCGAATCGCTGTGGGTCTGGTCGGACACGTCGGCGGGACGACTCATGATGGTCGACGGGCGAAAAACTCTCGTGAGCGCGCTCGTCAACGGTGAGGACGCGAGTCCGTCTGACCCGCGGTCGGAGACCGCCATGTGGGGCGAGGGTGACACGAACAGTCTGGTCGTGGTTCTGAAGGCTATCTTCACCTGGCGACTCGACACGGAGAATCCAAATTGA
- a CDS encoding HalOD1 output domain-containing protein yields the protein MTGFDRRDDYSPGTDADGVIRAEYDWSSLPPSTAVIETVAIAANREPTALEPLYNTVDPDALDALFDSSGCHSTDGVTTVSFEFAGHGVLFRAMGLSSFTRPTSDTNRSDTRANLAS from the coding sequence ATGACTGGCTTCGATAGGAGAGACGACTACAGCCCGGGTACCGATGCGGACGGTGTCATTCGAGCCGAGTACGACTGGTCGTCACTGCCCCCGAGCACAGCGGTTATCGAGACTGTCGCAATCGCGGCAAATCGTGAGCCCACGGCACTCGAACCGCTATACAATACGGTCGACCCAGACGCCCTCGATGCGCTCTTTGATTCCAGTGGGTGTCACTCGACTGACGGAGTCACTACCGTCTCGTTCGAGTTCGCTGGCCATGGTGTACTGTTCAGGGCAATGGGGTTGTCGTCGTTCACCCGGCCGACTAGCGACACGAATCGAAGTGACACCAGGGCGAATCTGGCATCATAG
- a CDS encoding DUF7344 domain-containing protein, producing MANDSLDACLHLVADQHRRRIIHHLRHEADETTTVDEIVDQFHSSGSDSKNDPLQDRKNLFIQLHHVHLPKLAEYGVVEFEHRSGAVRYHPNEQVETVLDSLSAAVSLPNP from the coding sequence ATGGCGAACGACAGTCTCGACGCGTGTCTCCACCTTGTCGCCGACCAGCACCGACGACGAATCATCCACCACTTGCGCCACGAGGCTGACGAGACCACGACGGTTGACGAGATCGTCGACCAGTTCCACAGTAGTGGTTCTGACTCCAAGAACGACCCACTGCAGGACCGGAAAAATCTCTTCATTCAACTACACCACGTCCACCTGCCGAAGTTAGCAGAGTACGGCGTCGTCGAGTTCGAACACAGAAGCGGAGCCGTCCGGTACCACCCCAACGAACAGGTCGAGACAGTGCTCGACTCGCTCTCTGCGGCAGTGTCGCTGCCGAATCCCTGA
- a CDS encoding DUF5789 family protein, which yields MAREIKFSDISTVLDEIEYPIGRSTAAEELSDVRLILADGDTNLGKLVSETSLESFESAADIESALHNVLPRKAVGEPYQSEGDA from the coding sequence ATGGCTCGCGAAATTAAGTTCAGTGACATTTCGACTGTGCTCGATGAAATCGAGTATCCCATCGGACGGTCTACAGCAGCGGAAGAACTCTCCGATGTCAGGTTGATATTGGCCGACGGTGATACAAACCTGGGCAAATTGGTTTCTGAGACGTCACTTGAGTCGTTCGAATCGGCTGCTGATATTGAGTCCGCACTCCACAACGTACTTCCACGGAAAGCGGTCGGGGAACCGTATCAGTCTGAGGGAGACGCGTAA
- a CDS encoding AI-2E family transporter, with protein sequence MSGVLGLLFVFTQLQYILLAIVLAYVLAPAQRTLERHTSSATAALILISLSVVVLFIPIAYLLTVAIQQGLGLLTALQEGGLSPDIVQDQLEAIGYVIDFDLLYATYQEPIASGLQRLATGAVTVVGGLPGVLIGLTVTLFVLFALLRDGEQFVTWLKSIVPLSDRVERELIRELDVLMWASVIGNVAVAGVQAVLLGIGLALVGMPGVVFLTVATFVLTLLPLVGAFGVWLPVSGYLFAIGRPTTAILFIAYGSVVSSSDLYLRPAIINRSGAINVATIVVGIFGGIVLFGAIGLFVGPVILGGSKVVLDLFVQERADSTVG encoded by the coding sequence GTGAGCGGCGTTCTCGGTTTACTTTTCGTGTTCACACAGCTTCAGTATATTCTGCTCGCAATCGTCCTCGCATACGTCCTCGCACCCGCACAACGGACGCTCGAGCGTCACACGAGCTCAGCTACAGCCGCCCTCATCCTCATCTCGCTTTCGGTAGTTGTCCTCTTCATCCCGATCGCGTATCTTCTTACAGTCGCAATTCAGCAGGGACTGGGGTTGCTAACCGCCCTCCAAGAAGGGGGGCTCAGTCCTGACATCGTTCAGGATCAACTCGAAGCCATTGGCTATGTGATCGATTTCGATCTGTTGTATGCGACGTATCAAGAGCCAATCGCGAGCGGGTTGCAGCGTCTTGCAACCGGCGCGGTGACCGTCGTCGGCGGTCTCCCTGGTGTGCTGATCGGCCTCACCGTGACACTCTTCGTACTCTTTGCGTTATTGCGAGACGGTGAACAGTTCGTCACATGGCTAAAGTCGATTGTCCCGCTTTCTGATCGTGTGGAGCGGGAACTTATCAGAGAACTTGACGTCCTCATGTGGGCGTCCGTTATCGGGAACGTCGCTGTCGCGGGAGTCCAAGCGGTACTACTCGGAATCGGGTTAGCGCTCGTTGGCATGCCAGGGGTTGTGTTCTTGACTGTGGCGACATTTGTTCTGACGTTGCTCCCGCTCGTTGGGGCATTCGGTGTTTGGCTTCCGGTTTCGGGTTACCTGTTCGCAATCGGTCGCCCCACTACAGCGATACTGTTTATTGCCTACGGGTCAGTGGTCAGCTCCTCGGACCTCTATCTTCGCCCGGCGATTATCAACCGGAGCGGAGCGATCAACGTCGCGACCATCGTCGTGGGTATCTTCGGGGGAATCGTTCTGTTTGGGGCAATCGGCTTGTTCGTCGGCCCCGTCATACTCGGCGGGTCGAAGGTCGTCCTTGACCTGTTTGTTCAGGAACGAGCGGACTCCACCGTCGGCTGA
- a CDS encoding SPFH domain-containing protein, protein MYDPVPLQVSTLGFAIVGLLVLVLAIVTIWQMVRFVDAYDKQALTVFGEYRGLLEPGINFVPPFVSRTYTFDMRTQTMDVPRQEAITRDNSPVTADAVVYLRVMDAKKAFLEVEDYKTAVSNLAQTTLRAVIGDMELDDTLNKRQEINARIRKELDEPTDEWGIRVESVEVREVNPSQEVQQAMEQQTGAERRRRATILEAQGERRSAVEKAEGDKQSNIIRAQGEKQSQILEAQGDAISTVLRAKSAESMGERAIIDKGMDTLEAIGRGESTTFVLPQELTSLVGRYGKHLTGGDVATNGHRLDSLGFDAETRELIGLDDIKEILGEIDKAAEMDVEELEQQAKAVKDGIPNSEGADHAGDGA, encoded by the coding sequence ATGTACGACCCGGTCCCGCTGCAGGTCTCCACTCTCGGATTCGCGATAGTCGGCCTGCTGGTACTGGTGCTGGCAATCGTCACTATCTGGCAGATGGTGCGGTTCGTCGACGCGTACGATAAACAGGCGCTCACCGTGTTCGGCGAGTATCGCGGCTTGCTCGAGCCGGGCATCAACTTCGTTCCCCCGTTCGTCTCGCGCACGTACACGTTCGATATGCGTACCCAGACAATGGATGTGCCCCGACAGGAGGCGATTACGCGGGATAACTCTCCCGTGACAGCGGATGCCGTCGTCTATCTCCGTGTGATGGACGCGAAGAAGGCGTTCCTGGAGGTCGAAGACTACAAGACGGCGGTTTCGAACCTCGCCCAGACCACGCTCCGGGCAGTCATCGGCGACATGGAACTGGACGACACGCTGAACAAGCGCCAGGAGATCAACGCTCGCATCCGCAAGGAACTAGACGAACCCACCGACGAATGGGGGATCCGCGTCGAGTCGGTCGAGGTCCGGGAGGTCAACCCCAGTCAGGAGGTTCAACAAGCGATGGAACAGCAAACCGGCGCAGAGCGGAGACGCCGGGCCACGATCCTCGAAGCACAGGGCGAACGCCGGAGTGCGGTCGAGAAAGCCGAAGGAGACAAGCAGTCGAACATCATTCGAGCGCAAGGTGAAAAACAGAGCCAGATCCTCGAGGCACAGGGCGATGCGATCTCGACGGTGCTGCGGGCGAAGTCCGCCGAATCGATGGGCGAGCGCGCGATCATCGACAAAGGAATGGACACGCTCGAAGCAATCGGTCGGGGAGAGTCGACGACGTTCGTCCTCCCCCAGGAACTCACCTCGCTGGTTGGTCGCTACGGCAAACACCTCACGGGGGGCGACGTGGCGACCAATGGGCACCGGCTAGATAGCCTGGGATTCGACGCCGAGACCCGCGAACTCATCGGACTCGACGACATCAAGGAGATCCTCGGCGAGATCGACAAGGCCGCCGAGATGGACGTCGAAGAGCTGGAACAGCAAGCCAAGGCGGTCAAAGATGGGATCCCAAACTCCGAGGGCGCCGACCACGCCGGTGACGGAGCATGA
- a CDS encoding acetolactate synthase large subunit, which produces MKASDLLVRCLETEGVEYVFGLPGEELEALLFSLRDSDIQFIPVRHEQGAAFMADVHGRLTGEAGVCLSTLGPGATNLLTGVADAHLDKSPLVAITGQGGLERLHQESHQALDIVHMFEPVVKWNTQITDAEIIPESVRKAFKLAEYEKPGATHLEFPEDVAAQELDAEPLPTRPRVRRAAPDERSLDHAVELLEDADTPLVLAGNGAVRTSTSNRLRELVDHAGMPVVATYMGKGAVSDRLDNSLMTLGSGPQSEASTAISRADCVLAVGYDIAEHDPRSWNADLDKAIIHVDHEPAEVYRHYNPDVEIVADISTVLRELRMHLDSASGPKWCQDLRERIVADVQRKPESDDPFSVKRTLPFLREVMADDDILLSDVGSHKMAIAQSFPTYEPNTCIISNGLASMGIAVPGGIAADLATDANVVVATGDGGFLMNAAEIETATRLDLGYTIVVFNDDDYGLISENQVAHTGEHFGTELTNPDFERFAESFGIDSYRPETWSEVETVLESVVPANEMSLVEITLGQ; this is translated from the coding sequence ATGAAGGCATCCGACCTCCTCGTCAGATGCCTCGAAACAGAGGGTGTCGAGTACGTGTTCGGGCTCCCGGGAGAAGAACTCGAAGCCCTGCTGTTCTCACTTCGAGATTCGGACATCCAGTTCATCCCAGTTCGACACGAACAGGGTGCGGCGTTCATGGCCGACGTCCACGGTCGGTTGACAGGCGAAGCTGGTGTCTGCCTCTCTACGTTGGGGCCGGGTGCCACGAATCTTCTCACGGGCGTCGCAGACGCCCATCTGGACAAGTCCCCACTTGTCGCGATTACGGGACAAGGGGGGCTCGAGCGCCTCCATCAGGAGAGCCACCAGGCCCTCGACATCGTCCACATGTTCGAGCCGGTCGTGAAGTGGAACACACAGATCACCGATGCCGAGATCATCCCGGAGTCGGTACGCAAGGCGTTCAAGCTCGCCGAGTACGAGAAACCCGGTGCGACCCACCTCGAGTTCCCCGAGGACGTTGCAGCACAAGAACTCGACGCAGAGCCGCTCCCAACTCGGCCACGTGTGCGACGGGCTGCCCCCGACGAACGGTCACTCGACCACGCCGTCGAACTCCTCGAGGACGCAGACACCCCGCTGGTGTTAGCCGGTAACGGTGCCGTCCGAACGTCAACATCGAACCGGTTGCGCGAACTTGTCGACCACGCTGGGATGCCCGTCGTCGCGACGTACATGGGAAAGGGAGCGGTCTCGGATCGTCTCGATAATTCACTGATGACACTCGGTTCTGGACCGCAGTCCGAGGCGTCCACGGCAATCTCACGTGCCGATTGTGTACTCGCAGTCGGCTACGACATCGCTGAGCACGACCCTCGCTCGTGGAACGCCGACCTCGATAAGGCCATCATCCACGTCGATCACGAGCCTGCAGAAGTATACCGACACTACAATCCTGACGTGGAAATTGTCGCGGACATCTCGACGGTCCTCCGAGAGCTACGGATGCATCTCGATTCCGCGTCTGGACCGAAGTGGTGTCAGGACCTGCGCGAGCGAATCGTCGCGGACGTGCAACGAAAACCCGAGTCAGACGACCCATTCTCGGTGAAACGGACGCTGCCGTTCCTCCGGGAAGTGATGGCTGACGATGACATTCTGCTCTCCGACGTCGGGAGTCACAAGATGGCAATCGCACAGAGTTTCCCCACCTACGAACCCAACACGTGCATCATCTCAAACGGGTTGGCAAGCATGGGAATTGCCGTTCCCGGCGGAATCGCTGCCGATCTCGCGACCGATGCGAACGTCGTCGTCGCGACCGGCGACGGTGGGTTTCTGATGAATGCAGCCGAGATAGAGACGGCAACCCGCCTCGACCTCGGGTATACGATCGTCGTGTTCAACGACGACGACTACGGTCTCATCTCGGAGAACCAGGTCGCACACACCGGTGAACACTTCGGAACCGAACTGACGAACCCCGACTTCGAACGATTCGCCGAGAGCTTCGGAATCGATAGCTACCGGCCAGAGACGTGGTCTGAGGTCGAGACCGTTCTCGAAAGTGTTGTTCCTGCGAACGAGATGTCCCTGGTCGAGATCACGCTTGGGCAGTGA
- a CDS encoding NAD-dependent succinate-semialdehyde dehydrogenase — protein sequence MDVVDPSTGERVESYTEHTQSEIEAALDRANAAFEDWRLRPVREREELLAAAGEVLRENKRKYAETMTREMGKPLSQAIAEVEKCAWGCDHYAEHASAYLEPEGHPSPPGAAVETVYEPLGPVLAVMPWNFPFWQVFRFAAPSLTAGNVGLLKHASNVPGCSMAIEEVFREAGYPEGVFQSLLVPSEFVDEILADERVRAATLTGSGPAGRAVASTAGEHLKKTVLELGGSDPFIVLDDADISAAAETGAWARNQNGGQSCIAAKRFIVHTDVYQAFLDRFTEVVSSLTVGDPVDEETDVGPQARQDLLESLHEQVEASVEAGARVVTGGEPLDRQGAYYPPTILADVPEGCPADSEETFGPVAAVYEVPDETTAIEKANDTEFGLGASIWTEDRERGERLARQIDAGNVYVNQLVKSDPRVPFGGVKESGYGRELSNAGIMEFVNRKTVWVE from the coding sequence ATGGACGTAGTCGACCCGTCGACTGGCGAGCGAGTCGAATCGTACACGGAACACACCCAGTCGGAGATCGAAGCAGCGCTCGACCGGGCGAATGCTGCGTTCGAAGACTGGCGCCTCCGGCCAGTTCGGGAGCGCGAAGAACTGCTTGCAGCTGCCGGTGAGGTCCTGCGTGAGAACAAACGCAAGTACGCCGAAACGATGACTCGCGAGATGGGAAAACCGCTCTCGCAAGCTATCGCAGAGGTCGAAAAGTGTGCGTGGGGCTGTGATCACTACGCGGAACATGCGAGTGCGTACCTGGAACCCGAGGGACACCCCAGTCCACCGGGAGCGGCGGTCGAGACTGTCTACGAACCACTGGGACCGGTCCTCGCAGTTATGCCGTGGAACTTCCCGTTCTGGCAGGTGTTCAGATTCGCCGCCCCCTCGCTGACGGCGGGAAACGTCGGGCTGCTGAAACACGCCTCCAACGTCCCCGGCTGTTCGATGGCAATCGAGGAGGTGTTTCGCGAGGCTGGTTACCCCGAGGGAGTCTTCCAATCACTGTTGGTCCCGTCGGAATTCGTCGACGAAATTCTCGCGGACGAACGCGTCCGGGCCGCGACACTGACCGGAAGTGGACCGGCTGGGAGGGCCGTCGCGTCGACAGCGGGCGAGCACCTCAAGAAGACAGTGCTGGAACTCGGTGGAAGCGACCCGTTCATCGTTCTCGACGACGCTGATATTTCGGCCGCCGCGGAGACCGGCGCGTGGGCGCGAAACCAGAACGGTGGGCAGTCCTGTATCGCAGCCAAACGATTCATCGTTCACACGGACGTGTATCAGGCGTTCCTCGACCGGTTCACCGAGGTGGTCTCGTCACTCACGGTTGGCGACCCAGTGGACGAGGAGACCGACGTCGGTCCACAGGCCCGTCAAGACCTTCTGGAGTCCCTCCACGAACAGGTAGAAGCGAGTGTCGAGGCGGGCGCACGAGTCGTCACAGGTGGTGAACCCCTCGACCGGCAGGGTGCGTACTACCCCCCTACAATCCTCGCTGATGTCCCTGAGGGCTGTCCGGCCGACAGCGAGGAGACGTTCGGACCCGTCGCCGCTGTCTACGAGGTTCCAGACGAGACCACGGCGATCGAGAAAGCCAACGATACCGAGTTCGGTCTGGGTGCGAGCATCTGGACCGAAGACCGTGAGCGCGGCGAGCGACTCGCTCGACAGATCGACGCCGGTAACGTGTACGTGAATCAGCTGGTGAAGTCCGATCCACGGGTCCCGTTCGGTGGGGTCAAGGAATCTGGCTACGGCCGAGAACTCTCGAATGCCGGCATCATGGAGTTCGTCAATCGCAAGACCGTCTGGGTGGAATAA
- a CDS encoding DUF1328 domain-containing protein: MIASRGVLDSAVSVQAVPLQFGGNFLELAVLFLILAIVAAVLGARGVAGLSMDIAKWLVIIFVVLAIVTFVL, translated from the coding sequence ATGATAGCATCACGCGGAGTTCTGGATAGCGCTGTCTCGGTCCAGGCGGTGCCGTTACAGTTCGGGGGTAATTTCCTCGAGCTTGCAGTCCTCTTTTTGATTCTCGCGATCGTCGCAGCGGTGCTCGGTGCCCGGGGTGTCGCTGGACTCAGTATGGATATCGCAAAGTGGCTCGTCATCATCTTCGTCGTCCTCGCTATCGTCACGTTCGTTCTGTAG
- a CDS encoding DUF7344 domain-containing protein, whose amino-acid sequence MKLRNVLGSPDDELRFAIEARRRPSPDRAQSDTEPDGRATVGDFSLDTTFEILMNRRRRDTLEYLLVHGGRSTLSDLAEHIAALENGIDVDQLSSDQRKRVYIGLYQCHLPRMDQANVVDFDKNRGTVVLRDEAEQLVKYLHHGQVHGDDSATDAELVRGTAVSAAIAAVVGAVGLRLFALVGGLPVESVTALVIGAMLVVAVVGARATILGRRVVHDHHW is encoded by the coding sequence ATGAAGCTACGTAACGTACTTGGATCCCCCGATGACGAACTCAGATTTGCGATCGAAGCCCGGCGACGGCCGTCCCCGGACAGGGCGCAGTCCGATACGGAACCCGACGGGCGTGCCACCGTCGGAGACTTCTCGCTCGACACGACGTTCGAGATACTGATGAACAGGCGTCGGCGCGACACGCTGGAGTACCTGCTCGTTCACGGTGGGCGGTCCACGCTGAGCGACCTCGCCGAGCACATCGCCGCCTTGGAGAACGGCATCGACGTGGACCAGCTCTCCTCGGACCAGCGCAAGCGGGTCTACATCGGGCTCTACCAGTGTCACCTCCCCCGGATGGACCAGGCCAACGTCGTCGACTTCGACAAGAACCGCGGAACGGTCGTCCTCCGCGACGAGGCCGAACAGCTCGTCAAGTACCTCCACCACGGGCAGGTCCACGGCGACGACTCGGCGACCGACGCGGAGCTGGTGCGCGGGACGGCCGTCTCGGCCGCCATCGCCGCCGTGGTGGGCGCCGTCGGTCTGCGGCTGTTCGCCCTGGTCGGCGGTCTCCCCGTGGAGAGTGTCACGGCACTCGTCATCGGGGCCATGCTCGTCGTCGCGGTGGTCGGCGCCCGCGCGACGATTCTCGGCCGACGAGTTGTTCACGACCATCATTGGTAA
- a CDS encoding CBS domain-containing protein, producing MDISEILSPKFTEFDIGTPLSKVAGAFENQELDAVIVTDGDEYRGIVSRRQLASSSNQPSAKVGSQVQHVPTVDRTEDVREVARLMIGSDAKTLPVLRDDRVVGVVTGDAVLEAVRPFLDAATVDDAYTAELVSATPETTIGKALNLLREAGIAHLPVVDGDDLVGLLSLYDVVEFTTRGGSKSQGGSSSGFGGRAGGGQNRGGFGAREGDADRMLDLPVRNLMSDAVATVERSATLDEVVETMFEREVSSLVVTADDTDEPIGIITKTDVIEALTWERDDRNAVQVFGLDLLEGMDYDDVSALIESVTSKYGEMSVIKASIELQEHKEQSRGVPLVLARIRLVTDRGYFTADGEGYGATHALRLAANAVERQLLKGKTYGDSKKHPDTDEQTQLYGWWLGG from the coding sequence ATGGATATCTCTGAGATACTCTCCCCGAAATTCACGGAGTTCGATATCGGTACACCGCTCTCGAAGGTCGCCGGAGCGTTCGAGAATCAGGAACTCGATGCGGTCATCGTAACGGACGGCGACGAGTATCGCGGCATCGTGAGTCGCCGACAGCTGGCGTCCTCGTCCAACCAGCCGTCTGCGAAGGTCGGCTCACAGGTCCAGCACGTCCCGACGGTCGACCGCACTGAGGACGTCCGCGAGGTCGCCCGACTCATGATCGGAAGCGATGCCAAAACGCTCCCCGTACTCCGCGATGACCGTGTCGTCGGTGTGGTGACTGGCGATGCCGTGCTCGAGGCTGTCCGTCCGTTTCTCGACGCAGCGACCGTTGACGACGCGTACACGGCGGAATTGGTCAGTGCGACCCCTGAAACCACGATCGGGAAAGCGCTCAATCTGCTCCGAGAAGCCGGAATCGCCCATCTCCCGGTCGTCGACGGGGACGACCTCGTGGGTCTGCTGAGCCTGTACGATGTCGTCGAGTTCACGACACGAGGTGGCAGCAAGAGCCAGGGCGGTTCGTCGAGCGGTTTCGGTGGCCGTGCCGGTGGCGGGCAGAACCGTGGTGGATTCGGCGCACGCGAGGGTGATGCCGACCGGATGCTCGACCTGCCAGTGCGGAACCTGATGTCCGACGCAGTCGCGACGGTCGAGCGGAGCGCGACGCTTGACGAAGTCGTCGAGACGATGTTCGAGCGGGAGGTCTCTTCTCTCGTCGTCACGGCCGACGACACCGACGAACCGATCGGTATCATCACGAAGACGGACGTCATCGAGGCGCTCACCTGGGAGCGCGACGACCGGAACGCCGTCCAGGTGTTCGGACTCGACCTGCTTGAGGGGATGGACTACGACGACGTCTCCGCGTTAATCGAGAGTGTCACCTCGAAGTACGGCGAGATGAGCGTCATCAAGGCCAGTATCGAATTACAGGAGCACAAAGAACAGAGTCGGGGCGTACCACTCGTGTTGGCACGGATTCGACTGGTGACCGACCGCGGCTACTTCACGGCCGATGGCGAAGGATACGGAGCGACGCACGCACTCCGTCTTGCCGCGAACGCAGTTGAACGCCAGCTGCTCAAGGGGAAGACCTACGGCGACTCGAAGAAGCATCCCGACACTGACGAGCAGACACAGCTCTATGGCTGGTGGCTCGGAGGGTAA